Proteins found in one Miscanthus floridulus cultivar M001 chromosome 4, ASM1932011v1, whole genome shotgun sequence genomic segment:
- the LOC136552178 gene encoding uncharacterized protein isoform X1 codes for MVEASPESGAAAAGGASGTAPPRKGKSCKGCLYYSSVLKSRGYNPICVGIPRSIPQVPNYVVDEPKEEATAQGHDLRRFRYGCAGYSMFVDNRDGQGGESEGKTLLPYCRGLELLVDSRLVERKPSTAEQAPAHVAKDAAATTRSHQQGQQRPANLSRQEFLERFKRSAGLVASGVAKNLNKTAHYMKENIQDILYPDRRPPK; via the exons ATGGTGGAGGCATCGCCGGAGTCCGGTGCCGCGGCGGCCGGAGGCGCCTCTGGTACGGCACCGCCGCGGAAGGGAAAGTCGTGCAAGGGATGCCTCTACTACTCGTCAGTGCTCAAGTCCCGCGGCTACAACCCAATCTGCGTTGGGATCCCCCGCTCCATCCCCCAAG TTCCTAACTACGTGGTGGATGAGCCTAAGGAGGAGGCGACGGCGCAGGGGCATGATCTCAGGCGGTTCAGGTACGGGTGCGCGGGTTACTCCATGTTCGTCGACAACAGGGACGGCCAGGGTGGTGAGAGCGAGGGCAAGACGTTGCTGCCGTATTGCAGGGGCCTCGAG TTATTGGTGGACAGCAGATTGGTTGAGAGAAAACCATCGACAGCTGAACAAGCTCCAGCACATGTTGCAAAGGATG CAGCAGCTACCACCCGCTCTCACCAACAAGGACAACAGAGACCTGCAAACTTGTCGAGGCAGGAATTCTTGGAA AGGTTTAAGAGGAGTGCTGGACTGGTCGCTTCAGGTGTTGCAAAGAATCTAAACAAAACAGCCCATTATATGAAGGAAAATATTCAGGACATATTGTACCCCGATCGGCGCCCACCAAAGTAG
- the LOC136552178 gene encoding uncharacterized protein isoform X2: MVEASPESGAAAAGGASGTAPPRKGKSCKGCLYYSSVLKSRGYNPICVGIPRSIPQVPNYVVDEPKEEATAQGHDLRRFRYGCAGYSMFVDNRDGQGGESEGKTLLPYCRGLELLVDSRLVERKPSTAEQAPAHVAKDAATTRSHQQGQQRPANLSRQEFLERFKRSAGLVASGVAKNLNKTAHYMKENIQDILYPDRRPPK, encoded by the exons ATGGTGGAGGCATCGCCGGAGTCCGGTGCCGCGGCGGCCGGAGGCGCCTCTGGTACGGCACCGCCGCGGAAGGGAAAGTCGTGCAAGGGATGCCTCTACTACTCGTCAGTGCTCAAGTCCCGCGGCTACAACCCAATCTGCGTTGGGATCCCCCGCTCCATCCCCCAAG TTCCTAACTACGTGGTGGATGAGCCTAAGGAGGAGGCGACGGCGCAGGGGCATGATCTCAGGCGGTTCAGGTACGGGTGCGCGGGTTACTCCATGTTCGTCGACAACAGGGACGGCCAGGGTGGTGAGAGCGAGGGCAAGACGTTGCTGCCGTATTGCAGGGGCCTCGAG TTATTGGTGGACAGCAGATTGGTTGAGAGAAAACCATCGACAGCTGAACAAGCTCCAGCACATGTTGCAAAGGATG CAGCTACCACCCGCTCTCACCAACAAGGACAACAGAGACCTGCAAACTTGTCGAGGCAGGAATTCTTGGAA AGGTTTAAGAGGAGTGCTGGACTGGTCGCTTCAGGTGTTGCAAAGAATCTAAACAAAACAGCCCATTATATGAAGGAAAATATTCAGGACATATTGTACCCCGATCGGCGCCCACCAAAGTAG
- the LOC136548846 gene encoding subtilisin-like protease SBT3.5, translating to MSALLGFFFLLLMLLLQLGPSSCSNVYIVYMGERNPELHPALVRDSHHGMLAALLGSEQAAKVAILYSYRHGFSGFAAVLTDSQAARLADSPRVVRVVRNRVLDLHTTRSWDFMRVNPSHSVGILSESRFGEDSIVGVLDTGIWPESASFRDDGIGQVPRRWKGQCVAGDRFNVSNCNRKIIGAKWYIKGYEAEYGKMNTTDIYEFMSARDAVGHGTHTASTAAGALVADANFRGLASGVARGGAPRARLAVYKVCWATGDCTSADILAAFDDAIHDGVDVLSVSLGQAPPLPAYVDDVLSIGSFHAVARGIVVVCSAGNSGPYSETVINSAPWIVTVAAGTIDRTFLAKVTLGNNSTYVGQTLYSGKHPGKSMRIVYAEDIASNNADDTDARSCTAGSLNSTLVKGNVVLCFQTRAQRSASVAVETVKKARGVGVIFAQFLTKDIASSFDIPSVQVDYQVGTAILAYTTSMRNPTVLFGSAKTILGELIGPEVAYFSSRGPSSLSPSVLKPDIAAPGVNILAAWTPAAAISSAIGSVNFKIDSGTSMSCPHISGVVALLKSSFS from the exons atgtctGCCCTGCtgggcttcttcttcctcctgctgaTGCTGCTGCTTCAGCTCGGCCCCTCTTCTTGCAGCAAT GTGTACATTGTGTACATGGGGGAGAGGAATCCCGAGCTGCACCCGGCGCTGGTCCGGGACTCGCACCACGGCATGCTCGCCGCCCTTCTTGGCAG CGAGCAGGCGGCCAAGGTCGCCATCCTTTACAGCTACAGGCACGGCTTCTCCGGGTTCGCCGCCGTGTTGACGGACAGCCAGGCGGCGCGGCTCGCCG ATTCGCCTAGGGTTGTGCGAGTGGTGCGGAATCGTGTTCTTGACCTGCACACCACCAGGAGCTGGGATTTCATGCGAGTGAATCCGTCGCATTCGGTTGGAATCCTCTCAGAGAGTAGATTCGGTGAGGATTCCATTGTTGGTGTGCTAGACACTG GAATATGGCCAGAGTCGGCCAGTTTCAGAGACGACGGCATCGGCCAGGTTCCGCGGCGGTGGAAAGGGCAATGCGTCGCCGGAGACAGGTTCAATGTTTCCAACTGCAACAG GAAAATAATAGGCGCGAAATGGTACATCAAAGGGTATGAAGCCGAGTACGGGAAGATGAACACCACCGACATCTATGAGTTCATGTCTGCGAGAGACGCCGTTGGGCATGGCACGCACACAGCCTCCACTGCTGCTGGCGCTCTGGTAGCCGATGCAAACTTCAGGGGCCTTGCCAGTGGTGTTGCAAGGGGAGGGGCACCCAGGGCAAGACTGGCGGTTTACAAAGTGTGCTGGGCCACCGGAGATTGCACTTCTGCAGATATCCTTGCGGCTTTTGACGATGCCATACATGACGGTGTTGATGTGCTTTCAGTGTCACTAGGCCAAGCACCACCGCTCCCTGCTTATGTTGATGACGTCCTGTCCATTGGATCCTTCCATGCTGTCGCGAGAGGGATTGTTGTGGTCTGCTCTGCAGGAAATTCTGGGCCTTATTCAGAGACGGTCATCAACTCGGCGCCATGGATTGTGACCGTTGCTGCTGGCACCATTGATAGGACTTTCCTCGCAAAGGTCACCCTAGGCAACAATAGCACCTATGTG GGTCAAACACTGTACTCTGGAAAGCATCCTGGAAAAAGCATGCGCATAGTCTATGCTGAAGACATTGCTTCTAATAATGCAGACGATACAGATGCAAG AAGCTGCACTGCAGGATCTTTGAATTCTACTCTAGTGAAGGGAAATGTGGTGCTTTGCTTCCAAACAAGGGCACAGAGATCAGCTTCAGTGGCAGTGGAGACTGTCAAGAAAGCTCGTGGCGTTGGAGTTATCTTTGCCCAGTTCTTAACTAAGGACATTGCATCTTCTTTCGATATTCCCAGTGTTCAAGTAGACTATCAAGTTGGAACAGCTATACTCGCATACACTACTAGCATGAG AAACCCAACAGTTCTGTTTGGCTCAGCAAAAACAATTCTTGGAGAACTGATTGGCCCAGAAGTTGCATATTTCTCTTCTCGGGGTCCAAGTTCTCTGTCCCCCTCTGTTCTGAAG CCAGACATCGCTGCTCCAGGTGTCAACATTTTGGCCGCATGGACTCCTGCTGCTGCCATATCATCAGCCATTGGATCTGTGAACTTCAAGATTGATTCAGGAACCTCGATGTCCTGCCCACACATTTCAGGAGTTGTTGCTCTCCTAAAATCAagcttttcatga